One Xyrauchen texanus isolate HMW12.3.18 chromosome 34, RBS_HiC_50CHRs, whole genome shotgun sequence genomic window carries:
- the LOC127628079 gene encoding rho-related GTP-binding protein RhoG-like translates to MQSIKCVVVGDGAVGKTCLLISYTTGAFPKEYIPTVFDNYSSQVNIDGRIVSLNLWDTAGQEEYDRLRTLSYPQTNVFIICFSISSPPSYENIKHKWHPEVTHHCPSVPILLVGTKSDLRNDADVLKKLKEQNQAPITQHQGQALARHIHAVKYLECSALNQDGIKDVFADAVRAFLSPQPVVDKKHCVLL, encoded by the coding sequence ATGCAGAGCATAAAGTGTGTGGTGGTAGGGGACGGAGCAGTCGGAAAAACCTGCCTTCTCATCTCCTACACGACAGGAGCATTCCCCAAAGAATACATTCCCACTGTGTTCGATAACTACAGCTCTCAAGTCAACATAGACGGCCGCATTGTCAGCCTCAATCTGTGGGACACAGCGGGCCAGGAAGAGTATGACCGCCTGCGTACGCTCTCCTACCCGCAGACCAACGTCTTTATCATCTGCTTCTCCATCTCCAGCCCCCCATCCTACGAGAACATCAAGCACAAGTGGCACCCGGAAGTGACGCATCACTGTCCCAGTGTGCCCATCCTGCTGGTGGGCACCAAGAGTGATCTCCGCAATGACGCAGATGTGCTGAAGAAGCTCAAGGAGCAGAACCAGGCACCCATCACGCAGCATCAGGGCCAGGCTCTGGCTCGACACATCCACGCTGTCAAATACCTGGAGTGCTCGGCACTTAACCAGGATGGCATCAAGGACGTGTTCGCAGATGCAGTGCGAGCCTTCCTCAGTCCACAGCCTGTGGTGGACAAGAAGCACTGTGTACTCCTCTGA